A genomic region of Metopolophium dirhodum isolate CAU chromosome 1, ASM1992520v1, whole genome shotgun sequence contains the following coding sequences:
- the LOC132937407 gene encoding uncharacterized protein LOC132937407: MWCVVVFKDDNSVEAVPSHWYKNHKCAWPRKNAKKMITRRSLPNILEFDYLEARKLNNKSYDTYAIARNKAKISEITSDLSTTELSESTQNLYHTKNIKKRKIEKKKKLYDEEMWSPASDDDLIIEQEDINTAMESNTSMELNIVNVTPTGSTLQSDNIPSGTLNVKRKLSYYVEHSVPESPKIQKGSEFPSNTVIFSSSSPFKVTTEENIPQAVQSLQMESTSNRKEKNLFDLSDYLQPSQQSLNLSTDYQPAQKDKLLDLMYKMNRTICNIKYDIMSLSEKIDGLINTSEKTGYGEMLTDEDTFQKEIFQILPIENEEDLSLFESKLSNQEFRKKVTLELKRYAKDSLPSTVRAVMRFLFKDKLLNIFSYKGQKGKKVFYTLTICSVIFDSIKLMKKFHKFDTIDVEGPLKIFISGAKFRDVPKTKTNQSMKD; encoded by the exons ATGTGGTGTGTAGTTGTTTTTAAGGATGATAATTCGGTTGAAGCTGTGCCTTCGCATTGGTATAAAAACCATAAATGCGCTTGGCCGAgaaaaaatgctaaaaaaatgataacacgCAGATCATTACCAAATATATTGGAATTTGATTATTTAGAAGCCcgtaaattgaataataaaagctatg ACACTTATGCAATAGCTCGTAACAAAGCTAAAATATCTGAAATTACCTCTGATCTATCTACTACTGAACTATCTGAATCAACCCAAAACTTATACcatacaaaaaacattaaaaaaaggaaaattgaaaaaaagaaaaaattgtatgatgAGGAAATGTGGAGTCCAGCTTCTGATGAtgatttaataa ttgaacAAGAAGATATCAATACAGCAATGGAATCCAATACATCTATGGAATTGAACATTGTGAATG TTACACCAACTGGTTCAACATTACAATCAGATAATATCCCCAGTGGAACATTAAATGTAAAAAGAAAGCTAAGTTATTATGTAGAACATAGTGTACCAGAGTCACCAAAAATTCAGAAag gttCGGAATTTCCATCAAATACTGTAATTTTTTCATCATCTTCTCCATTTAAAGTGACGACTGAAGAAAATATACCTCAAGCTGTTCAATCACTTCAAATGGAGAGTACTAGTaacagaaaagaaaaaaacttattCGATTTGTCAGATTATCTGCAACCTTCTCAACAATCGTTGAATTTGTCAACAGACTATCAACCTGCTCAAAAAGATAAATTactag atCTTATGTACAAAATGAACCGTACTATATGTAATATCaagtatgatattatgtcacTATCTGAAAAAATTGATGGTTTAATAAATACATCTGAAAAAACTGGTTATGGTGAGATGTTAACTGATGAGGATACATTTCAAAAGGAAATATTTCAAATCCTTCCTATAGAAAATGAAGAAGACTTGTCATTGTTTGAATCTAAACTTTCCAATCAGGAATTCAGAAAAAAAGTT ACTTTGGAACTGAAGCGATATGCTAAGGATTCGTTACCCAGTACTGTACGCGCTGTAATGAGATTTCTTTTCAAAGATAAATTACtgaatatatttagttataaaggACAAAAAGGAAAAAAGGTGTTCTACACATTAACAATATGTTCAGTTATATTTG ACTCCATCAAGCTTATGAAAAAATTCCATAAATTTGATACGATCGATGTAGAAGGGCCACTAAAGATATTCATTTCGGGTGCTAAGTTCAGGGATGTGCCGAAAACAAAAACTAATCAATCTATGAAGGattga
- the LOC132933536 gene encoding general transcription factor II-I repeat domain-containing protein 2-like, whose amino-acid sequence MEFNIFEELLEIIPMFDTTTGEDVFVSVFELLKKYDLQNENVEHKFHRTHCIIHQEVLCTKVINMAHVIRPVKQMVNFIRSRGMNQRQFSMFLNDLESEYSGLPYFTEVRWLSCSTVLERFWNLRDAIQIFLESKEQDVSVLSDPMWLQDLSFMVDITKHLSNLNLKLQGKNQIITAINDHVKAFKCKLDLFKTQFSLNFYVRPK is encoded by the coding sequence atggaatttaatatttttgaagagtTATTGGAAATTATACCTATGTTTGATACTACTACAGGAGAGGATGTATTCGTTTCTGTTTTTGAACTcttgaaaaaatatgatttacagaatgaaaatgttgaacatAAATTTCATAGGacacattgtattatacatCAAGAGGTGTTATGtacaaaagttattaatatgGCACATGTAATAAGACCAGTAAAACAAATGGTCAATTTTATAAGATCCCGTGGTATGAACCAAAGACAATTTTCGATGTTTTTAAACGATTTAGAAAGCGAGTATTCAGGTTTACCATACTTTACAGAAGTACGATGGTTATCGTGCTCCACTGTATTGGAAAGATTCTGGAACTTAAGAGATgccatacaaatatttttagagtCTAAAGAACAAGACGTCAGCGTTTTATCGGATCCAATGTGGTTACAAGACCTATCCTTCATGGTCGATATAACGAAGCACTTatcgaatttaaatttaaaattacaagggaaaaatcaaattataacagCCATTAATGACCATGTTAAGgctttcaaatgtaaattagatctatttaaaacacaattttcgCTAAATTTTTATGTGCGGCCCAAATAG